One window of Leptotrichia sp. oral taxon 498 genomic DNA carries:
- the lpxC gene encoding UDP-3-O-acyl-N-acetylglucosamine deacetylase, whose translation MKRKTIKNQVEINGIGLHKGKQIKMVLKPASKKTGIVFERVDVCDKNNIIKVNYKNLFDLERGTNIQNEDGVKLHTIEHFMSTLSVCGITDVFVEIEGNEMPILDGSSIKFVEKIKSAGVLELEEEIEPLIITEPVIFSDEKNGKYVLALPYDGFKISYTIDFNHTFLKSEYFEFEVNLENYEKEIASCRTFAFDYEIDFLKKNNLALGGSLDNAIVIGKDGPLNPEGLRYENEFVRHKILDIIGDLYVLGTPIKAHIIAIKAGHFINAKLTEMIAKKFEI comes from the coding sequence ATGAAAAGAAAAACTATAAAAAATCAAGTTGAGATAAATGGAATTGGACTTCACAAAGGAAAACAGATAAAAATGGTTTTAAAGCCTGCGAGCAAAAAAACTGGAATTGTTTTTGAAAGGGTGGATGTCTGTGATAAGAATAATATCATAAAAGTGAATTACAAAAATTTGTTTGATTTAGAGAGAGGAACGAATATTCAAAATGAAGATGGAGTAAAACTTCACACAATTGAGCATTTTATGTCGACACTTTCAGTTTGTGGGATTACTGATGTTTTTGTGGAAATTGAAGGAAATGAAATGCCAATTTTGGACGGAAGTTCAATTAAGTTTGTGGAAAAAATTAAAAGTGCTGGAGTTTTGGAACTGGAAGAAGAAATAGAACCTTTGATTATAACTGAGCCTGTTATTTTTTCTGATGAAAAAAATGGAAAATATGTTTTGGCGTTGCCATATGACGGGTTTAAAATTTCTTACACAATAGATTTTAATCATACATTTCTAAAATCAGAATATTTTGAATTTGAAGTAAATTTAGAAAATTATGAAAAAGAAATTGCAAGTTGCAGAACTTTTGCATTTGACTACGAAATAGACTTTTTGAAAAAAAATAATCTTGCTCTTGGAGGAAGTTTGGACAATGCTATTGTGATTGGCAAAGATGGACCATTAAATCCTGAAGGGCTTCGGTATGAGAATGAATTTGTGCGACATAAAATTTTGGACATAATCGGAGATTTGTATGTTTTGGGAACTCCAATTAAAGCACATATAATTGCAATAAAAGCTGGACATTTTATAAATGCAAAATTAACTGAAATGATTGCAAAAAAATTTGAAATATAA
- a CDS encoding FAD-dependent oxidoreductase, with product MKVVVIGCTHAGTAAIKNLKKLNPNTKITVFERNDNISFLSCGIALYIGGVVKYPKGLFYSSPEELFELGVDTRMKHDVTDVDVKNKKLKVRNLENNEEFEETYDKLIVTSGSWPIIPKIDGIGLKNILLCKNYNHANKIIEKSKSSKKVVVVGAGYIGVELVEAFKENGKEVVLVDAEKRILSKYFDKEFTDVAENTLKNNGVTIATNEKVLKFIGDNDNSRIVTKVITDKNEYEADLVIMCVGFVPNTKLFENQLEMLPNGAIKVDRFMRTSNKDVMAAGDCCSVFYNPLQKEMYIPLATNAVRMGTLAGLNISENKFEHPGTQGTSGIKIYENNMAATGLTEESARSFGLDVESAIAVDNYRPEFMPTYESVTLKVIFDKKTRQILGAQLNSKFDLTQSINTLSVCIQNKMTIDDLAFLDFFFQPHYNKPWNFINLAGINSLK from the coding sequence ATGAAAGTAGTCGTTATTGGATGTACTCACGCTGGAACCGCAGCTATAAAAAACTTAAAAAAATTGAATCCAAATACTAAAATTACGGTATTTGAAAGAAATGACAACATTTCTTTTTTATCTTGCGGAATCGCACTATATATTGGTGGAGTTGTCAAATATCCAAAAGGGCTTTTTTATTCTTCGCCTGAAGAATTATTTGAGCTTGGAGTTGACACTCGGATGAAGCACGATGTCACAGATGTTGACGTAAAAAATAAAAAATTAAAAGTTAGAAATTTGGAAAATAACGAAGAATTTGAAGAAACTTATGATAAATTAATCGTTACATCAGGTTCTTGGCCAATTATTCCAAAAATTGATGGAATTGGGTTAAAAAATATTTTACTTTGTAAAAATTATAATCATGCCAATAAAATTATTGAAAAAAGTAAGTCGTCAAAAAAAGTTGTCGTTGTCGGTGCAGGTTATATCGGTGTTGAATTGGTCGAAGCATTTAAAGAAAATGGAAAAGAAGTTGTTTTGGTTGACGCTGAAAAAAGAATTTTGAGTAAATATTTTGACAAAGAATTTACAGATGTGGCAGAAAATACATTGAAAAATAATGGAGTTACAATTGCAACGAACGAAAAAGTGCTAAAATTTATTGGAGATAATGACAATAGCAGAATTGTAACAAAAGTTATCACTGACAAAAATGAATATGAAGCAGATTTAGTGATTATGTGTGTAGGTTTTGTTCCAAATACAAAACTTTTTGAAAATCAATTAGAAATGCTTCCAAACGGCGCTATAAAAGTTGATAGATTTATGAGAACCAGCAATAAAGATGTGATGGCTGCTGGAGACTGCTGCTCAGTTTTTTATAATCCGCTTCAAAAGGAAATGTATATTCCACTTGCGACAAATGCAGTTAGAATGGGAACTCTAGCTGGACTAAATATTTCTGAAAATAAATTTGAACATCCAGGAACACAAGGAACTTCAGGAATTAAAATTTATGAAAATAACATGGCTGCAACTGGACTTACTGAAGAAAGTGCAAGATCATTTGGATTGGATGTAGAAAGCGCAATTGCAGTCGATAATTACAGACCTGAATTTATGCCAACTTATGAGTCTGTTACACTAAAAGTAATTTTTGACAAAAAAACAAGACAGATATTAGGAGCTCAGCTAAACTCAAAATTCGATTTAACGCAATCAATAAACACGCTGTCTGTTTGCATTCAAAACAAAATGACAATCGACGATTTAGCATTTTTAGACTTTTTCTTTCAGCCACATTACAACAAGCCTTGGAATTTTATAAATCTCGCTGGAATTAATAGCTTGAAATAA
- the argH gene encoding argininosuccinate lyase, whose amino-acid sequence MKKMWEGRFNKETDKLLEKFNASITFDKRMYEEDIKGSIAHSRMLGKQGIISSEEQKEIENGLLQIKNEIENGTFEFKIEDEDIHMSIEKRLTEIIGAVAGKLHTARSRNDQVALDVRMYVRKEAKKIKKLLVNFENVILNLSEKYEDIIIPGYTHLQRAQPILFSHHLMAYFQMFKRDITRIDDFLKRSDEMPLGAGALAGTTFDLDRHFVAQELGFSKPTENSLDSVSDRDFIIELGMIISVISMHLSRFSEEIIIWCTSEFSFINLDDAFATGSSIMPQKKNPDIAELVRGKTGRIYGNLMAILTTMKALPLAYNKDMQEDKEGIFDSIDNIKLCIEIFYSMLNTVTVNKEKIFDSMKYGFLNATDVADYLAKHGVPFRQAHKIVGEIVSYCENKKIAIEDMTLSEFQNFSEIFREDIQNEITIENCVNKRNSFGGTSIQNVKMQIKNAKSFLETI is encoded by the coding sequence ATGAAAAAAATGTGGGAAGGCCGTTTTAACAAAGAAACTGACAAATTACTAGAAAAATTTAATGCATCTATTACTTTTGACAAAAGAATGTATGAAGAAGATATAAAAGGAAGTATCGCTCACAGCAGAATGCTTGGTAAACAAGGGATTATCTCTTCTGAAGAACAAAAAGAAATTGAAAATGGACTGCTTCAAATAAAAAACGAAATTGAAAATGGAACTTTTGAGTTCAAAATTGAAGACGAAGATATTCATATGTCAATTGAAAAAAGATTGACTGAAATTATTGGCGCTGTCGCTGGAAAACTTCACACAGCTCGGAGCCGAAATGACCAAGTGGCACTTGATGTGAGAATGTATGTGAGAAAAGAAGCTAAAAAAATTAAAAAACTTCTTGTAAATTTTGAAAATGTTATTTTGAACCTATCGGAAAAATATGAAGATATAATAATTCCAGGTTATACGCACTTGCAAAGAGCACAGCCTATCTTGTTTTCTCATCACTTAATGGCTTATTTTCAAATGTTTAAAAGAGACATCACAAGAATTGATGACTTTTTAAAAAGAAGTGATGAAATGCCGCTTGGAGCTGGAGCACTTGCCGGAACAACTTTTGACTTAGATAGACATTTTGTTGCACAAGAACTTGGATTTTCTAAACCGACTGAAAATAGCTTAGATTCTGTGAGCGACAGGGATTTTATAATTGAATTGGGTATGATTATTTCGGTAATTTCTATGCATCTGTCCAGATTTTCTGAAGAAATAATTATCTGGTGCACATCTGAATTTTCATTTATAAATTTGGACGACGCTTTTGCAACTGGATCTTCGATTATGCCACAGAAAAAAAATCCCGACATAGCGGAACTTGTGCGTGGGAAAACTGGAAGAATTTACGGAAATTTGATGGCAATTTTGACTACAATGAAAGCTCTTCCACTTGCTTATAATAAAGATATGCAGGAAGACAAGGAAGGAATTTTTGACTCAATTGACAACATCAAGCTTTGCATCGAAATTTTTTATTCAATGTTAAATACTGTTACAGTAAACAAAGAAAAAATCTTTGACTCAATGAAATACGGATTTTTAAATGCGACTGATGTGGCTGATTATTTGGCAAAACACGGCGTTCCATTTAGACAGGCACACAAAATTGTTGGAGAAATCGTTTCTTACTGTGAGAATAAAAAGATTGCAATTGAAGACATGACACTTTCTGAATTTCAAAATTTTTCTGAAATATTCAGAGAAGACATTCAAAATGAAATTACGATTGAAAACTGTGTCAATAAAAGAAACTCCTTCGGTGGAACTTCGATTCAAAATGTCAAAATGCAAATCAAAAATGCAAAATCATTTTTAGAAACAATTTAA
- a CDS encoding hemolysin family protein — MSEGNLLLQIVIIIILTGINAFFSAAEMSIVSVNKNKIKILIEEGNKKAILLNNLLSEPSKFLSTIQVGITLASFFASASAATGLSHYFSDFFQKFKIPYASQFSMILMTFLLSYITLVFGELIPKRIALRDSETIALRTIDVIVFVSKIFSPFVKFLTLSTNLILTILKMKEDNIEEKVSKEELRSLVEVGQEHGVINEAEKEMIENIIVFDEKIAREIMIPRTKVFLVNKNISVKELFEAKEIERYSRIPVYEEEADNIIGVLMTKDLMIEAYKKGFENVNIESLVQEAYFVPETKNVNELFSEMQMEKKHIAILIDEYGGFSGIVTLEDLIEEVMGNISDEFDDEDLMITKLPFSKNKYLVNGEISLNDLNDNFHFNLDSKYYDTLSGFLIEKLGYIPEDSENIEPIQIGKVIFKPQMVKNKKIEKIIMTLNNAENNENSEKSKKIEKNKGDKKENE; from the coding sequence ATGTCCGAGGGCAATTTATTATTACAAATAGTAATAATAATTATTTTAACTGGAATTAATGCTTTTTTTTCTGCAGCGGAGATGTCCATTGTTTCAGTCAATAAAAACAAGATAAAAATTTTAATTGAAGAAGGAAATAAAAAAGCAATTTTATTAAATAATTTACTTAGTGAACCAAGTAAATTTTTATCAACAATTCAAGTTGGAATAACTCTTGCAAGTTTTTTTGCATCTGCATCGGCTGCGACTGGTTTATCGCACTATTTTTCTGATTTTTTTCAAAAATTTAAAATTCCTTATGCAAGTCAGTTTTCTATGATTTTAATGACTTTCCTGCTTTCATATATAACTCTTGTTTTTGGAGAACTTATTCCAAAAAGGATCGCACTTAGGGACTCTGAAACAATTGCACTTCGTACTATCGATGTTATTGTTTTCGTCTCAAAAATATTTTCACCGTTTGTAAAATTTTTGACACTTTCGACAAATTTAATTTTGACTATTTTGAAAATGAAAGAAGACAATATTGAAGAAAAAGTTTCTAAAGAAGAACTTCGTTCGCTTGTAGAAGTTGGTCAAGAACATGGTGTAATTAATGAAGCTGAAAAAGAAATGATAGAAAATATAATTGTATTTGACGAAAAAATTGCACGGGAAATTATGATTCCGAGAACGAAAGTTTTCTTGGTTAATAAAAATATTTCGGTCAAAGAATTGTTTGAAGCAAAGGAAATCGAGCGATATTCTAGAATCCCAGTTTATGAAGAAGAAGCGGATAATATAATCGGAGTTTTAATGACAAAAGATTTGATGATCGAAGCTTATAAAAAGGGATTTGAAAATGTAAATATTGAAAGTTTGGTACAAGAAGCCTACTTTGTGCCAGAAACTAAAAATGTGAATGAACTGTTTAGTGAAATGCAGATGGAAAAAAAACATATTGCTATTTTAATTGATGAGTACGGTGGTTTTTCAGGAATTGTCACTTTAGAGGATTTAATCGAAGAAGTTATGGGAAATATATCAGATGAATTTGACGACGAAGATTTAATGATAACAAAATTGCCATTTTCAAAAAATAAATATTTAGTAAATGGTGAAATTTCTTTAAATGACTTAAATGACAATTTTCATTTTAATTTGGATTCTAAATATTATGACACGCTAAGTGGATTTTTAATCGAAAAACTTGGATATATTCCAGAAGATTCTGAAAATATAGAGCCAATACAAATTGGAAAAGTTATTTTTAAACCGCAGATGGTAAAAAATAAAAAAATTGAAAAAATTATTATGACTTTGAATAACGCAGAAAATAACGAAAACAGCGAAAAAAGTAAAAAAATTGAAAAAAATAAAGGAGATAAAAAAGAAAATGAATAA
- a CDS encoding NCS2 family permease yields the protein MNNSNDIKLENLSGLKRLFPLLANKNIDMKKEIGAGLTTFLTMAYIIAVNPDILSKTGMNAGALVTATCLSAALGCFIMGLIANLPFALASGMGLNAFFAFTVVLKGGATWQMALTAVFIEGIIFILLTMFKIREAVVNSIPENMKHAVTGGIGVFIAFVGFSGSGLVVANESTKVSMGHFSPAVIISFIGLFVIAILDKKRVKGSILYGIVVSSILAWLFAIINPKEAAELKIFLPKGIFEFKSMTPIIGKLDFSFFKDLRSFSNFFVIICTFLFVDFFDTVGTLIGVCSKANMLDENGNVPNVGRALMADAIATTLGATLGVSTVTTYVESSTGVLAGGRTGWTAITTGVLFLFSMFFSPIFIAIPACATAPALIYVGYLMLSSVKQIDLHDVLEGVPAFITITTMALTYSIGDGLTLGILSYVLINLLYNLFAKKEDKRPVSTVMVILAILFIIKLLFI from the coding sequence ATGAATAATTCAAACGATATAAAATTGGAAAATCTATCAGGTCTTAAAAGGCTTTTTCCACTTTTGGCAAATAAAAATATTGACATGAAAAAAGAAATTGGTGCAGGACTTACAACTTTTCTTACAATGGCTTACATCATTGCAGTAAATCCTGATATTTTGTCCAAAACTGGTATGAATGCAGGAGCTCTTGTTACAGCAACTTGTCTTTCAGCGGCACTTGGTTGCTTTATAATGGGACTTATCGCAAACTTACCTTTTGCTTTAGCGTCTGGAATGGGATTAAATGCTTTTTTTGCATTTACTGTCGTCCTAAAGGGTGGAGCAACTTGGCAAATGGCTTTAACTGCAGTATTTATTGAAGGTATCATATTTATTTTACTGACAATGTTTAAAATTAGGGAAGCTGTTGTAAATTCGATTCCTGAAAACATGAAACATGCTGTTACAGGTGGAATTGGAGTTTTTATTGCATTTGTGGGATTTTCTGGAAGTGGACTTGTAGTTGCAAATGAGTCGACTAAAGTCAGCATGGGACACTTTTCACCAGCGGTGATAATTTCATTTATTGGTCTTTTCGTAATCGCCATTTTAGATAAAAAACGAGTTAAAGGTTCTATTCTTTATGGAATCGTAGTAAGTTCAATACTAGCTTGGCTATTTGCGATAATAAATCCAAAAGAAGCAGCTGAACTAAAAATCTTTTTGCCAAAAGGAATTTTTGAATTCAAGTCAATGACGCCGATTATAGGAAAATTAGATTTTTCATTTTTTAAAGACTTGAGATCATTTAGCAACTTTTTTGTCATAATTTGCACATTTTTATTTGTAGACTTTTTTGACACAGTAGGAACTCTTATTGGAGTTTGTTCAAAAGCAAATATGCTAGATGAGAATGGAAATGTACCAAATGTTGGTCGTGCCCTTATGGCTGATGCGATTGCAACAACTTTGGGAGCAACACTTGGTGTATCGACAGTTACAACTTATGTGGAAAGTTCGACAGGCGTTCTAGCTGGAGGAAGAACTGGATGGACAGCAATTACAACAGGAGTTTTATTTTTATTTTCAATGTTTTTCTCACCAATATTTATAGCAATTCCTGCATGTGCAACTGCTCCTGCTTTAATTTATGTAGGATATTTGATGTTGAGCTCAGTTAAGCAAATTGATTTGCACGATGTTTTAGAAGGTGTTCCAGCTTTTATCACAATCACTACGATGGCACTTACATACAGCATTGGAGATGGATTGACATTAGGAATTTTATCATATGTTTTAATAAATTTACTTTATAATTTATTTGCAAAAAAAGAAGATAAAAGACCTGTTTCAACAGTTATGGTTATTTTAGCGATTTTATTCATAATAAAATTATTATTTATTTAG
- a CDS encoding transglycosylase domain-containing protein, translating to MKKENSEKKEKVKKPKKKFKLRTFLLKVFLFFCVIGIGAGAYLVYTVQRETPVDLIDGYAPVSPSVIYDMNGNQIDTIMVQNRAPIGIGDIPEDVQNAFLAIEDRKFRSHHGIDFIRTARAIFLTVTGKRREGGSTITQQLAKNAFLSPEQTVSRKLKEAILAIEIERKYTKDEILENYLNTIYFGQGAYGIKNAAIKYFNREPKNLTIAQAAILASLPKSPTKYSKLKYALERQKIVLHQMREYGFINDEQYNDAINEKIVFKNGDIKSRNEEEQISTSNVAPEFTTIVLSELRKILKISEEDQKFLFDGYKVYATVDLDLQRAAYKAFNSNYNLKTKAELNGALYSIDPSNGFVKAMVGGKDYKKGNFNRAVSSLRQPGSSFKPIVYLAALQKKMTMASVMEDSPIKINNWSPKNFDGSYRDSMTLDKAIEISNNIIPVKLLQYVGISKAEKVWRDAGVVGGDFPKNFTLALGSISTKPSDMAMFYAALANGGYQVEPQYIYKVENKYGEVIYEAKPKMKKVYDSKDVAVLTYMLENAVNYGTGQSAKVFKNGQLIPMAGKTGTTSDYVSAWFTGYTPTLATVVYVGNDDNKSMGTGMTGGSAAAPIWKNYMQSVVDLPNYNVGVFEFIDDYIKRKDLTTRDIDLENGLLDTDGVNKRTMLFKAGTEPIEYDNKFRGGIRF from the coding sequence ATGAAAAAGGAGAATTCAGAAAAAAAAGAAAAAGTAAAAAAACCAAAAAAGAAATTTAAACTTCGTACTTTTCTTTTAAAAGTTTTTTTATTTTTTTGTGTAATTGGGATAGGAGCGGGAGCATATTTAGTTTATACTGTGCAAAGAGAAACGCCAGTTGATTTAATAGATGGATATGCGCCAGTTTCACCATCGGTTATTTATGATATGAATGGAAATCAAATTGATACGATAATGGTTCAAAATCGTGCACCAATTGGGATTGGAGATATTCCAGAAGATGTACAAAATGCTTTTTTAGCGATAGAGGACAGAAAATTTAGAAGTCATCACGGAATAGATTTTATTCGTACGGCTAGAGCGATATTTTTGACGGTTACAGGAAAACGCCGTGAAGGTGGAAGTACAATAACACAGCAACTTGCAAAAAATGCGTTTTTATCACCAGAACAAACTGTGTCAAGAAAATTAAAAGAAGCGATTTTGGCGATAGAAATTGAAAGAAAATATACAAAAGATGAAATTTTGGAAAATTATTTAAATACAATTTATTTTGGACAAGGTGCCTATGGAATAAAAAATGCGGCAATCAAATATTTTAACAGAGAACCTAAAAATTTAACAATTGCACAAGCAGCAATTTTAGCAAGTCTTCCAAAGTCTCCAACAAAATATTCAAAATTGAAATATGCGCTTGAAAGACAAAAAATAGTCTTGCATCAAATGAGAGAATATGGATTTATAAATGATGAACAGTATAATGATGCAATTAATGAAAAAATTGTCTTTAAAAATGGGGATATAAAGAGCCGAAATGAAGAAGAGCAAATTTCAACTTCAAACGTTGCGCCAGAGTTTACAACAATTGTGTTAAGTGAATTGAGAAAAATTTTGAAAATATCGGAAGAAGATCAGAAATTTTTATTTGACGGTTATAAAGTTTACGCAACTGTTGATTTAGATTTGCAAAGAGCGGCATACAAAGCTTTTAACAGCAATTACAATCTAAAAACCAAAGCTGAGTTAAACGGAGCGCTGTATTCGATAGATCCGAGCAATGGGTTTGTAAAAGCGATGGTTGGCGGGAAGGATTATAAAAAAGGAAACTTTAACCGTGCTGTGAGTTCGCTGCGGCAACCAGGTTCATCATTTAAGCCAATAGTGTATTTAGCAGCGTTGCAGAAAAAAATGACGATGGCAAGTGTGATGGAAGATTCACCAATAAAAATCAACAATTGGTCGCCTAAAAACTTTGATGGAAGTTATAGAGACAGTATGACTTTAGACAAGGCAATAGAAATTTCAAACAACATAATTCCTGTAAAATTATTGCAGTATGTGGGAATTTCCAAAGCTGAGAAAGTCTGGCGAGATGCTGGAGTGGTTGGAGGAGATTTTCCTAAGAACTTTACATTGGCGCTAGGGTCAATTTCTACAAAACCTTCAGATATGGCGATGTTTTATGCAGCACTTGCAAATGGAGGTTATCAAGTTGAGCCACAATATATTTACAAAGTTGAAAATAAATATGGTGAAGTCATTTATGAAGCGAAACCTAAAATGAAAAAAGTTTACGATTCAAAAGATGTGGCAGTTCTTACATATATGCTAGAAAATGCTGTAAATTACGGAACTGGTCAATCGGCAAAAGTATTTAAAAATGGTCAGTTAATTCCAATGGCTGGAAAAACTGGAACGACTTCAGATTATGTGTCAGCTTGGTTTACAGGCTATACACCAACTCTTGCGACAGTCGTGTATGTTGGAAATGATGACAACAAGTCAATGGGAACTGGAATGACAGGAGGATCAGCTGCAGCACCAATTTGGAAAAACTATATGCAGTCGGTTGTGGATTTGCCAAATTATAATGTCGGAGTATTTGAGTTTATTGACGATTACATCAAGAGAAAAGATTTGACAACGAGAGATATTGACTTGGAAAATGGACTGCTTGATACGGACGGCGTAAATAAGAGAACGATGTTATTTAAAGCTGGAACAGAGCCGATAGAATATGACAATAAATTTAGAGGTGGAATAAGATTTTAA
- the rlmN gene encoding 23S rRNA (adenine(2503)-C(2))-methyltransferase RlmN — protein sequence MEKIDILGLNLEELQEKFLLAGLKKFNANQVFDWLHSKLEFNFDNFSNISKKDREILKKSFFVKKLEFKTHQISEDKETEKFLFELNDKKFIESVLITHKNRYTLCVSSQIGCLMNCDFCATALMGYERNLSVSEILLQYYYVQKHLLKRGKKLGNVVYMGMGEPFSNYCAVLSSINILNSEKGQNFSKRNFTISTSGVVPVIKKFTVDESQIHLAISLHSVRDEIRNQIMPINKTWNVNKLKEALLEYQKKTKNRITFEYILIDELNCEPKDARELAEFLSSFNCLVNLIPYNPVGGKIYKTPSKSKQREFYKILKDRNVNVTLRETKGQDIAAACGQLRAENQLEKNKITF from the coding sequence ATGGAAAAAATTGATATTTTAGGATTAAATTTGGAGGAGTTACAAGAAAAATTTCTTTTGGCAGGACTCAAAAAATTTAATGCAAATCAAGTATTCGACTGGCTTCACAGCAAACTTGAGTTTAACTTTGACAATTTTTCAAATATTTCAAAAAAAGATAGAGAAATTTTGAAAAAAAGCTTTTTTGTGAAAAAATTAGAATTTAAAACTCATCAAATTTCAGAAGACAAAGAAACGGAAAAATTTCTTTTTGAATTAAATGATAAAAAATTTATTGAGAGCGTATTAATAACTCACAAGAATAGGTACACGCTCTGTGTTTCATCGCAAATTGGATGTCTTATGAACTGTGATTTTTGTGCGACAGCTCTGATGGGTTACGAGCGCAATTTGTCTGTTTCAGAGATTTTGCTTCAATATTACTACGTTCAGAAACATCTTTTAAAGCGTGGAAAAAAACTTGGAAATGTTGTTTATATGGGAATGGGAGAGCCTTTTTCAAATTATTGTGCCGTGCTTTCCTCAATAAATATATTAAATTCTGAAAAAGGACAAAATTTTTCTAAAAGAAATTTTACAATTTCGACGAGCGGAGTAGTTCCAGTGATAAAAAAATTTACAGTAGATGAATCTCAAATTCATTTGGCAATTTCTCTTCATTCGGTGAGAGATGAAATTAGAAATCAAATCATGCCAATAAATAAAACTTGGAATGTAAATAAATTAAAGGAAGCGCTTTTAGAGTATCAGAAAAAGACAAAAAATCGAATCACGTTTGAATATATTTTAATTGATGAGTTAAATTGCGAACCAAAAGATGCAAGAGAATTAGCGGAATTTTTAAGTTCGTTTAACTGCCTTGTAAATCTCATTCCATATAATCCAGTTGGAGGTAAAATTTATAAGACGCCGTCAAAATCAAAGCAAAGAGAATTTTATAAGATATTAAAGGATAGAAATGTTAATGTGACGCTTAGGGAAACAAAAGGTCAAGACATTGCGGCAGCTTGTGGACAATTAAGAGCTGAAAATCAATTAGAAAAAAACAAAATAACTTTTTGA